The following coding sequences are from one Limnobacter sp. SAORIC-580 window:
- the pilB gene encoding type IV-A pilus assembly ATPase PilB has product MSISSAIVKSSGLVRALTAKGILDNAQLEQLTAEEAQGRSVAEWIVNNGLVSAELLASTVSQHFGYPLLDLSQFDDTREGLESDLIQAEKGLEAFVLNRRHGSLSVAMADPTDLSTIQQLKFRTQLQVEPVVVEYDKLLNRIEKNDPSQGMDESLLTEVESDAGNSNNEEASPDVDDAPIVRFVQRVLSDALKKGASDIHFEPYEKSYRVRFRIDGVLQETSQPPLAAKSKIAARIKIMSRLNTTETRVPQDGRIRLTLGADERKIDFRVSTLPTLFGEKIVMRLLDSSKSLLKLEQLGFDNTQRAAVEKALAKPHGMILVTGPTGSGKTVSLYTFLQMLNNDSINISTVEDPAEINLPGINQVNINERIGLTFAKALRALLRQDPDVIMVGEIRDLETADISIKASQTGHKVLSTLHTNDAVSSIIRLKNMGVETFNIASSVSLIIAQRLVRKLCNCKSPHPLGLQALTTSGLLKEVPQEDWTPFCAVGCEACNGTGYSGRTGIYEVLPVSEAMQELIISGASALDLERLARQEGIASMSESGVAKVRLGITSIEEILSATKAD; this is encoded by the coding sequence ATGAGCATCAGTAGTGCAATTGTCAAAAGCTCGGGGCTTGTGCGGGCACTGACCGCCAAAGGAATTCTGGACAATGCCCAGCTGGAGCAATTGACCGCAGAGGAAGCACAAGGCCGTTCAGTGGCCGAGTGGATTGTGAACAACGGATTGGTGAGTGCCGAGCTTTTGGCCAGTACCGTTTCGCAGCATTTTGGCTACCCTTTGCTCGACCTCAGCCAGTTTGACGATACCCGCGAAGGCCTTGAGTCAGATTTGATTCAAGCTGAGAAGGGGCTGGAGGCTTTTGTATTGAATCGCCGCCACGGCTCGCTCAGTGTAGCCATGGCCGACCCCACCGACCTGAGTACCATTCAGCAACTGAAATTTCGTACTCAACTGCAAGTAGAGCCTGTGGTAGTTGAATATGACAAGTTGCTCAACCGGATTGAAAAAAACGACCCCTCTCAGGGCATGGATGAAAGCCTGCTGACCGAGGTTGAATCAGATGCAGGTAATTCGAACAACGAGGAAGCTTCGCCAGATGTCGACGATGCGCCCATTGTGCGATTCGTTCAGAGGGTGCTCAGTGATGCCCTGAAAAAAGGTGCCTCCGACATTCACTTTGAACCCTACGAGAAAAGTTACCGGGTTCGATTCCGCATTGACGGCGTGCTTCAGGAAACCTCGCAGCCGCCACTGGCCGCAAAATCAAAAATTGCGGCGCGAATCAAGATCATGAGCCGCCTAAATACCACCGAAACCCGGGTACCCCAAGACGGCCGCATTCGACTGACCCTGGGGGCCGATGAGCGCAAAATCGACTTCCGGGTCAGTACGCTGCCCACCCTGTTTGGTGAAAAAATAGTGATGCGTTTGCTCGACTCCAGCAAATCACTGCTGAAGCTTGAGCAACTCGGGTTTGACAACACCCAGCGCGCAGCTGTAGAAAAAGCCTTGGCGAAACCACACGGCATGATTCTGGTCACGGGCCCCACGGGTAGCGGCAAGACGGTGTCGCTGTACACCTTTCTGCAAATGCTGAACAACGATTCCATCAACATCAGCACTGTCGAAGACCCTGCGGAAATCAACTTGCCGGGAATCAACCAGGTCAACATCAACGAGCGGATCGGCTTGACCTTTGCCAAAGCCCTTCGAGCCCTGTTGCGCCAGGATCCTGACGTCATCATGGTCGGTGAAATCCGCGACCTTGAAACAGCCGATATTTCAATCAAAGCGTCACAAACGGGTCACAAGGTGCTGTCTACCTTGCACACCAACGACGCAGTGTCGTCCATCATTCGCTTGAAAAACATGGGCGTTGAAACCTTCAACATCGCCTCCTCTGTCAGCCTGATTATTGCGCAACGGCTGGTGCGAAAACTGTGCAATTGCAAGTCACCACACCCGCTTGGGCTTCAGGCATTAACCACTTCAGGCCTGTTGAAAGAGGTCCCCCAAGAGGATTGGACACCCTTCTGCGCGGTGGGCTGTGAGGCCTGCAATGGCACAGGATACTCTGGTCGCACCGGGATTTATGAAGTGTTACCCGTGTCCGAGGCCATGCAGGAACTGATCATTTCGGGTGCATCTGCGCTCGATTTGGAGCGCCTTGCCCGCCAAGAGGGCATCGCCAGCATGAGTGAATCGGGCGTTGCCAAAGTTCGATTGGGCATCACCAGCATTGAAGAAATTCTGAGCGCGACAAAAGCCGATTAA
- a CDS encoding type II secretion system F family protein, with translation MNANLREKPPSGELLFLWTEKPKSKSQKARSGEIRARSIDHARYQLSRQGVKASSLRKAKPYSGSKIPLVLVASFVRQLAVMIQSGVPLGQSLGLIAGGMTSKSKRAIQTVVRAIRADVESGLKLSDAMRKHPRCFDNLFCNTLAAGENAGELDAALGRLATHIEKTLRIRQKVRKAMIYPSIVVLVAIGVTVGMLLFVLPSFKSIYSQFKAELPLLTTLLLKASDFLQEYGLILLAAVGLGVYSLFQMYRRNQKFKNSMDILLLRMPLIGDLMKTAVHARWTRTFATLSASGVPITSALESVASVSQIRSFQDATLEIRQAVASGGRVSDSMENSRLFPPESIQMIRIGEESGRMDSMLERLANQYETNLDDKVDTLSTVMEPMIMCIIGILVGVLIVGMYMPIFNMGDIV, from the coding sequence ATGAATGCAAACCTGAGAGAGAAACCCCCTTCAGGGGAACTGCTGTTTTTGTGGACGGAAAAACCCAAAAGCAAGTCACAAAAGGCACGGTCCGGCGAGATCCGGGCCAGGTCAATCGACCATGCCCGTTACCAGCTCAGCCGACAGGGTGTTAAAGCCAGCTCGCTTCGAAAAGCAAAACCTTACAGCGGCAGCAAAATTCCATTGGTCTTGGTGGCCTCTTTTGTCAGGCAACTTGCGGTCATGATCCAGTCAGGTGTACCGCTGGGGCAAAGCCTCGGTTTGATTGCGGGCGGCATGACCAGCAAATCCAAAAGGGCCATTCAAACCGTGGTGAGGGCCATTCGCGCTGATGTGGAAAGTGGTTTGAAACTCAGCGATGCCATGCGGAAACACCCCCGCTGTTTCGACAACCTGTTTTGCAACACCCTGGCTGCCGGCGAAAATGCGGGCGAACTGGACGCCGCACTGGGACGACTGGCCACCCACATTGAAAAAACGTTGCGAATTCGACAAAAAGTGCGCAAGGCAATGATTTACCCAAGCATTGTGGTGCTTGTCGCCATTGGCGTCACCGTGGGCATGTTGCTGTTTGTATTGCCGTCGTTCAAGTCTATTTATTCGCAGTTCAAGGCCGAACTGCCTTTGCTCACCACCCTGTTGCTGAAAGCCTCCGACTTTCTTCAGGAATATGGATTGATTCTGCTGGCTGCAGTGGGCTTGGGCGTTTACAGCCTGTTTCAGATGTACCGTCGAAATCAAAAATTCAAGAACTCAATGGACATACTGCTGTTGCGCATGCCTTTGATTGGCGACCTGATGAAAACAGCTGTTCATGCCCGTTGGACACGTACTTTCGCAACGTTGAGTGCATCGGGTGTACCAATCACCTCTGCACTGGAATCTGTGGCCAGCGTGTCCCAAATTCGAAGCTTTCAGGACGCCACACTTGAAATACGGCAAGCCGTTGCCTCGGGTGGCCGGGTTTCCGATAGCATGGAAAATAGTCGGCTGTTCCCGCCGGAATCCATCCAGATGATCCGCATTGGAGAGGAATCGGGCAGGATGGACTCGATGCTTGAACGACTGGCCAACCAATATGAAACCAATCTGGACGACAAAGTGGATACACTGTCCACCGTCATGGAGCCCATGATCATGTGCATTATTGGCATACTGGTGGGCGTGCTGATCGTGGGCATGTACATGCCAATCTTCAACATGGGAGATATTGTTTGA
- a CDS encoding prepilin peptidase, with protein sequence MTALNSMDPAQWLVLSALLGLCIGSLLNVVAHRLPIMMQRAWDADLAEAQGREPEEFPRFNLFLPASHCPACKTPLKAWHNIPVISYLLLRGKCAHCSSRISLRYPVVELLCGGLFLAIALLNPPGVVGLALMVFAASLLVLALIDLDTYLLPDSITLPLLWAGLLFNLFAEFVPLASAVSGAAMGYLVLWLIYQLFKLATGKEGMGYGDFKLLAAIGAWLGITSLFSVVLFASVSGIVFGLIIQSIRGKKKTDAFPFGPCLVMGALAWMAGFDLTKWI encoded by the coding sequence TTGACCGCACTGAATAGTATGGATCCCGCCCAATGGCTTGTGCTGAGCGCGCTGCTGGGGCTGTGCATTGGGTCTTTGCTGAATGTGGTGGCCCATCGCTTGCCTATCATGATGCAACGCGCGTGGGATGCCGACCTGGCAGAAGCCCAAGGCCGTGAACCCGAGGAATTTCCGCGCTTTAACCTGTTTCTGCCGGCCTCCCATTGCCCGGCATGTAAAACGCCTTTGAAAGCCTGGCACAACATTCCCGTGATCTCCTACCTGCTTTTGCGTGGCAAATGTGCGCACTGCTCAAGCCGTATCTCCTTGCGCTATCCGGTGGTTGAACTGCTGTGTGGAGGTCTTTTTCTGGCGATTGCCTTGCTTAACCCGCCCGGCGTTGTCGGCCTGGCTTTAATGGTATTTGCAGCCAGCCTGCTGGTGCTGGCGCTCATTGACCTTGACACTTACCTGTTGCCCGACAGTATTACCCTTCCCTTGTTGTGGGCTGGTTTGCTGTTTAATCTATTTGCAGAATTTGTGCCGCTGGCCAGTGCCGTTTCAGGTGCGGCCATGGGTTACCTGGTGCTGTGGCTGATTTACCAGCTTTTCAAACTGGCCACCGGCAAGGAAGGCATGGGGTACGGCGATTTCAAGCTGTTGGCCGCAATTGGCGCCTGGCTGGGTATCACCTCCCTGTTTAGCGTGGTGTTGTTTGCATCCGTGTCGGGTATTGTGTTTGGCCTGATCATCCAAAGCATTCGCGGAAAGAAGAAAACCGATGCCTTTCCCTTTGGCCCGTGCCTGGTCATGGGCGCACTGGCGTGGATGGCGGGCTTCGACCTGACCAAGTGGATTTAA
- the coaE gene encoding dephospho-CoA kinase (Dephospho-CoA kinase (CoaE) performs the final step in coenzyme A biosynthesis.): MNKPNQLVVGLTGGIGSGKTAVSNRLQTLGATVIDTDEIAHSLTKAGGLAMPDIQRAFGHEALLSDGSMNRDHMRALVFKEPEQRIALEKILHPKIRQLVQQQLDAGAPLYFVLVVPLLFEKGGWGELMDEIIVVDCPVEQQVQRVIQRNGWPETQVRAVIQNQATRETRLAGATQLIQNNGDLAELVEKIDFMHQKLIKKAQK, translated from the coding sequence TTGAACAAACCCAATCAGCTGGTGGTGGGCCTAACCGGCGGAATCGGATCGGGGAAAACCGCGGTTTCCAACCGGCTTCAAACCTTGGGCGCCACCGTCATTGACACCGACGAAATTGCCCACAGCCTGACAAAGGCAGGGGGCCTTGCCATGCCTGACATACAAAGGGCGTTTGGTCATGAAGCCCTGCTTTCTGATGGCAGCATGAACCGCGATCACATGCGGGCTTTGGTGTTCAAAGAACCTGAACAAAGAATTGCACTGGAAAAAATCCTTCATCCAAAAATTCGCCAGCTTGTTCAGCAGCAACTGGACGCCGGAGCCCCGCTTTACTTTGTGCTGGTGGTGCCTTTGTTGTTTGAAAAGGGCGGCTGGGGTGAGCTGATGGATGAAATTATTGTGGTCGATTGCCCGGTAGAACAGCAGGTTCAAAGGGTGATTCAGCGCAATGGCTGGCCGGAAACGCAAGTACGCGCTGTGATACAGAACCAGGCCACGCGAGAGACGCGATTGGCAGGTGCAACGCAGCTGATCCAAAACAATGGCGATCTAGCGGAACTGGTTGAAAAAATCGACTTTATGCACCAAAAATTAATAAAAAAAGCGCAAAAATGA
- the zapD gene encoding cell division protein ZapD, translating into MTTYEFPLNERIRTLLRLEDLFAKFGFFMSQDHRLDHHTALLTLFEIIEVGSRADLKSDLLQELDRQRASLVQFRGHPGVDRHMLEETLASIDSTATQLNQCNGRLGYHLRDNEFLMIIRSRCTIPGGVCEFDLPGYHRWQSRSAQARRVDIEAWFEPMRPLAKAIELVLKILRHSGEMSMVTAEQGNYTQQMSGKTFQLLRVDLPSDLEVVPEFSANKYMLWIRFNIPNANGVSKNNPYLEPIEFKIRLCNL; encoded by the coding sequence ATCACCACATACGAGTTTCCACTCAACGAGAGAATTCGTACGCTGTTGCGCCTTGAAGATTTATTCGCCAAATTCGGCTTCTTCATGTCGCAAGACCATCGGCTGGACCACCACACCGCCCTGCTTACCCTGTTTGAAATCATAGAAGTCGGCTCAAGAGCTGATCTGAAAAGTGATCTACTCCAGGAACTCGACAGGCAGCGCGCATCGCTGGTTCAATTTCGCGGTCACCCGGGCGTCGATCGCCACATGCTCGAAGAAACGCTGGCCAGCATTGATTCCACCGCCACGCAACTGAATCAATGCAACGGTCGATTGGGCTACCATCTGCGCGACAATGAATTCCTGATGATTATTCGCAGCCGCTGCACCATTCCAGGCGGCGTTTGTGAATTTGATTTGCCCGGCTACCACCGCTGGCAATCCCGTTCAGCCCAGGCACGTCGTGTCGACATTGAGGCCTGGTTTGAACCCATGCGGCCCTTGGCCAAAGCCATTGAATTGGTACTGAAAATTTTGCGCCACAGTGGCGAAATGAGCATGGTGACTGCCGAGCAAGGCAACTACACCCAGCAAATGAGCGGCAAAACATTTCAGTTGTTGCGGGTTGATTTGCCAAGCGATCTGGAAGTAGTGCCTGAATTCAGCGCCAACAAGTACATGTTGTGGATTCGATTCAACATTCCAAATGCCAACGGTGTCAGTAAAAACAACCCCTACCTGGAACCTATTGAGTTCAAGATCAGACTGTGTAACCTGTAA
- a CDS encoding Nudix family hydrolase has translation MTTYPIKPRIDVAVAVVFNAGGQVLWGCRPEGKPYAGYWEFPGGKVEPDETVWQALVRELKEELDITALEGGPWFRIEHDYEHANVRLHLYRVWRFEGSPKSLENQRFTWASLDSSDLSPILPATEPLLPKLAQPTVMALSNYEAGFEACAQRLERGLSNIKTPIYIQFREKALSGNALIQAFEHCYGLCQKTGQAMLLNSDTWLNLREHLDALPCPLHLTQAHLLSGQFQDLQCAGASVHDTDSLRIAFDRSLTYAVLGAVKPTPSHPGQPGLGWEKFLESAQGARLPVFAIGGLAAEDIRDAHLHGAHGIAMLSQFGLG, from the coding sequence GTGACAACTTACCCTATAAAACCCCGAATTGATGTGGCAGTGGCTGTGGTATTCAATGCCGGCGGCCAGGTGCTGTGGGGTTGTCGGCCAGAAGGTAAACCTTATGCCGGTTACTGGGAGTTTCCAGGTGGCAAGGTAGAGCCAGACGAAACGGTTTGGCAGGCCTTGGTGCGTGAACTGAAAGAAGAACTCGACATCACTGCCCTTGAAGGTGGCCCGTGGTTCCGCATTGAACACGACTACGAGCATGCCAACGTGCGTTTGCACCTGTACCGTGTGTGGCGTTTTGAAGGCAGCCCCAAGTCGCTGGAGAACCAGCGCTTCACATGGGCCAGCCTTGACAGCTCAGACCTGTCTCCTATTCTGCCAGCCACTGAACCCTTGCTGCCCAAATTGGCCCAGCCCACGGTGATGGCACTAAGCAACTACGAGGCCGGGTTTGAGGCCTGTGCCCAGCGACTTGAGAGGGGATTGAGCAACATCAAGACGCCGATTTATATCCAGTTTCGTGAAAAGGCCCTGAGCGGCAATGCCTTGATTCAGGCCTTCGAGCACTGTTATGGTTTGTGCCAGAAAACCGGGCAGGCGATGTTATTGAATTCGGATACCTGGCTAAACCTGCGTGAGCATCTAGACGCTTTGCCATGTCCGCTGCATTTGACGCAAGCGCATTTGCTGTCGGGTCAGTTTCAGGATTTGCAGTGTGCTGGTGCTTCTGTACACGATACTGACAGCTTGAGAATTGCTTTTGATCGCAGCTTGACTTATGCCGTGTTGGGTGCGGTGAAACCAACTCCCTCGCATCCTGGGCAACCGGGTTTGGGTTGGGAGAAGTTTCTTGAATCAGCACAAGGTGCGCGTTTGCCAGTGTTCGCGATCGGTGGCTTGGCTGCCGAAGATATTCGGGACGCTCATTTGCATGGTGCCCATGGAATTGCCATGCTTAGCCAGTTCGGGCTTGGCTGA
- a CDS encoding ATP-binding protein, whose protein sequence is MSTQHNDTKAILEQLGRIAQALEQGVMKAPTNWNASTAFRLHHRAGQLRLEPVKTVESLDAAVLKNIGPQLEKVDQNTHQFVKGLPANNVLLTGARGTGKSSLVRAMLSRYAPQGLRLIEVDKTDLLFLQDVVDLVNGRPERFIVFCDDLSFEEGEAGYKALKSVLDGSIAGTSDNVLIYATSNRRHLLPQMMKDNLQTQHMDNGEIRPAEGIEEKVSLSDRFGVWVSFHAFNQDEYLAAVQVWLEHFNMPYTDEARHIALRWTIERGSRSGRLAYQFAKHWAGSKGL, encoded by the coding sequence ATGAGCACCCAACACAACGACACCAAAGCGATTCTCGAGCAGCTTGGCCGTATCGCCCAAGCCTTGGAGCAGGGGGTGATGAAAGCCCCCACGAACTGGAATGCCTCCACTGCGTTTCGCCTGCATCACAGGGCGGGCCAATTACGCCTTGAACCAGTAAAAACAGTCGAGTCACTGGATGCGGCTGTGCTGAAAAACATTGGCCCCCAACTTGAGAAGGTGGACCAGAACACCCACCAGTTCGTGAAAGGTTTGCCCGCCAACAACGTGTTGCTCACAGGTGCGCGTGGCACCGGCAAGTCAAGTTTGGTGCGTGCCATGTTGAGCCGCTACGCGCCCCAGGGTTTGCGCCTGATCGAGGTTGACAAAACAGACCTGCTGTTTTTGCAAGACGTGGTTGACCTGGTCAACGGCAGACCCGAACGTTTTATTGTGTTTTGTGACGATCTGTCTTTTGAGGAAGGCGAGGCTGGCTACAAGGCATTGAAAAGCGTATTGGATGGCTCTATTGCGGGCACATCGGACAACGTGTTGATTTACGCCACATCAAACCGCCGCCATTTGCTGCCGCAAATGATGAAAGACAACCTTCAAACCCAGCACATGGACAATGGCGAAATTCGTCCCGCCGAAGGCATTGAAGAAAAGGTATCGCTGTCAGACCGATTCGGTGTGTGGGTATCTTTTCATGCATTCAATCAGGATGAGTACCTGGCCGCTGTGCAGGTGTGGCTGGAGCATTTCAACATGCCTTACACTGATGAGGCTCGCCACATCGCACTTCGATGGACCATTGAGCGCGGTAGCCGCAGTGGCCGCCTGGCCTATCAGTTTGCCAAGCATTGGGCCGGCTCAAAAGGTTTATAA
- the argJ gene encoding bifunctional glutamate N-acetyltransferase/amino-acid acetyltransferase ArgJ: MPVNLNVPAADSLFPVAGLDMGYAMAQIRKPNRKDVLVVRVAEGSSVAGVFTKNRFCAAPVQVCQAHLKAGKGIRALVVNTGCANAGTGERGLSDARATTAKVAELLGVQPEQVLVFSTGVILENLPMDRLLLGIDQAVAGLGKADWLDAATSIMTTDTLPKASSRKLNVGAGEIAITGVSKGAGMIRPNMATMLGYLATDAAIAQPVLEKWTTAMADASFNRITIDGDTSTNDSFVVIATGKSKAVNIQTGNEPEAAAVFEALKAESIKLAQAIVRDGEGATKFITVKVEQAGSEEEALKVAYAIGHSPLVKTAFFASDPNLGRILAAVGYAGIDDLDQTKIQLYLGDVYVAQNGGRHADYREEQGQAVMNDAEITVRVQLGRGNASTTVWTTDFSHEYVTINADYRS, translated from the coding sequence GTGCGTGTGGCAGAGGGCAGCAGTGTAGCGGGTGTGTTTACGAAAAACCGCTTTTGTGCCGCCCCGGTTCAGGTGTGCCAAGCCCATTTGAAAGCAGGCAAGGGTATTCGTGCCCTGGTGGTGAACACCGGTTGCGCCAATGCGGGCACGGGCGAACGTGGTTTGTCTGATGCACGTGCAACCACGGCCAAAGTGGCCGAGTTGCTGGGTGTTCAGCCTGAGCAAGTGTTGGTGTTTTCAACTGGCGTCATTCTTGAAAACCTGCCCATGGATCGCCTGTTGTTGGGCATTGATCAGGCGGTTGCAGGTTTGGGCAAAGCCGATTGGCTGGATGCCGCCACCTCAATCATGACCACCGACACCTTGCCCAAAGCCAGCAGCCGCAAGCTGAATGTGGGTGCAGGTGAAATTGCAATCACAGGGGTTTCAAAGGGTGCAGGCATGATTCGCCCCAATATGGCCACCATGCTGGGTTACCTGGCCACCGATGCAGCCATTGCACAGCCTGTGTTGGAAAAGTGGACTACAGCCATGGCGGATGCCTCATTCAATCGAATCACCATTGATGGCGATACATCGACGAATGACAGCTTTGTGGTGATCGCCACAGGCAAAAGCAAGGCTGTGAATATTCAAACCGGCAATGAGCCAGAAGCTGCAGCCGTATTCGAGGCACTGAAGGCCGAGTCGATCAAGCTGGCCCAGGCAATTGTTCGCGATGGCGAGGGTGCCACCAAATTCATCACTGTGAAAGTTGAGCAGGCCGGCAGTGAAGAAGAGGCGCTGAAAGTGGCTTACGCCATTGGCCATTCTCCTTTGGTGAAAACTGCGTTTTTCGCGTCAGACCCCAACCTGGGCCGTATTTTGGCGGCTGTGGGTTATGCCGGCATTGATGACCTCGACCAAACCAAAATTCAACTGTATCTGGGCGATGTCTATGTGGCCCAAAATGGCGGCCGCCACGCCGATTATCGGGAAGAGCAAGGCCAGGCGGTCATGAACGATGCAGAAATTACCGTGCGCGTTCAATTGGGGCGTGGCAACGCCAGCACCACCGTGTGGACCACAGACTTTTCGCATGAGTACGTCACCATCAATGCGGACTACCGCAGTTAA